A stretch of the Carassius carassius chromosome 6, fCarCar2.1, whole genome shotgun sequence genome encodes the following:
- the fstl1a gene encoding follistatin-related protein 1a isoform X1 — MMIIRTLSLFIILSAVCCYAEEAKSKSKVCANVFCGAGRECAVTDKGEPTCLCIEQCKPHKRPVCGSNGKTYRNHCELHRDACLTGLKVQVAHDGHCQEKKMDKITNSPIVCYLTDRNELRRHVIEWLQSEVEPDGWFSKGSNFSDVLLKYFQNYDNGDAQLDSTEFLKFIQNNETAINVTSPYAEEENNRLLRSLCVDALIELTDENADWKLSFDEFLNCLRPGFNPPERKCALEDETYEDGAETQMECNRCVCACGNWVCTALICDGLNQLHELEKMEGNDQEMTEEEWTRRVAELNKHQETMEKMKVATKEIKRKEG; from the exons ATGATG ATTATTAGGACACTTTCTCTATTCATTATCCTCTCTGCTGTCTGCTGTTACGCAGAG GAGGCGAAGAGTAAAAGTAAAGTTTGCGCCAATGTGTTCTGTGGAGCTGGGAGAGAATGTGCTGTGACAGACAAAGGAGAACCAACCTGTCTGTGTATCGAG CAATGCAAACCCCATAAGCGTCCAGTTTGTGGCAGTAATGGGAAGACATACCGTAATCACTGTGAGCTGCATCGTGATGCCTGTCTCACCGGACTCAAAGTGCAGGTCGCCCATGATGGACATTGTCAAG AGAAAAAAATGGATAAAATCACCAACAGCCCAA TTGTTTGTTACCTTACGGACCGTAATGAGTTGAGGAGGCATGTGATTGAATGGCTGCAGTCTGAGGTGGAGCCTGACGGCTGGTTTTCTAAAGGATCCAATTTCTCAGATGTCCTACTCAAATActtccag AACTATGATAATGGAGACGCTCAGCTGGATTCAACAGAATTCCTGAAGTTCATTCAGAATAATGAGACTGCAATAAATGTCACATCTCCTTATGCTGAGGAAGAGAACAACCGCCTACTCAG GAGTCTGTGTGTAGATGCCCTCATTGAGCTGACTGATGAGAATGCTGACTGGAAACTGAGCTTTGATGAGTTCCTCAACTGCCTCAGGCCTGGATTCAACCCTCCAGAGAGGA AGTGTGCATTAGAGGACGAGACGTACGAGGATGGTGCTGAGACTCAGATGGAATGTAACCGCTGTGTTTGTGCCTGCGGGAACTGGGTCTGCACTGCTCTTATATGTGATG GTTTAAATCAGTTACATGAGCTTGAGAAAATGGAGGGAAATGATCAGGAGATGACAGAGGAGGAGTGGACTCGGCGAGTGGCCGAACTCAATAAACATCAG GAAACTATGGAGAAGATGAAAGTGGCCACTAAAGAGATCAAGAGAAAGGAGGGATGA
- the fstl1a gene encoding follistatin-related protein 1a isoform X2 codes for MMIIRTLSLFIILSAVCCYAEEAKSKSKVCANVFCGAGRECAVTDKGEPTCLCIEQCKPHKRPVCGSNGKTYRNHCELHRDACLTGLKVQVAHDGHCQVVCYLTDRNELRRHVIEWLQSEVEPDGWFSKGSNFSDVLLKYFQNYDNGDAQLDSTEFLKFIQNNETAINVTSPYAEEENNRLLRSLCVDALIELTDENADWKLSFDEFLNCLRPGFNPPERKCALEDETYEDGAETQMECNRCVCACGNWVCTALICDGLNQLHELEKMEGNDQEMTEEEWTRRVAELNKHQETMEKMKVATKEIKRKEG; via the exons ATGATG ATTATTAGGACACTTTCTCTATTCATTATCCTCTCTGCTGTCTGCTGTTACGCAGAG GAGGCGAAGAGTAAAAGTAAAGTTTGCGCCAATGTGTTCTGTGGAGCTGGGAGAGAATGTGCTGTGACAGACAAAGGAGAACCAACCTGTCTGTGTATCGAG CAATGCAAACCCCATAAGCGTCCAGTTTGTGGCAGTAATGGGAAGACATACCGTAATCACTGTGAGCTGCATCGTGATGCCTGTCTCACCGGACTCAAAGTGCAGGTCGCCCATGATGGACATTGTCAAG TTGTTTGTTACCTTACGGACCGTAATGAGTTGAGGAGGCATGTGATTGAATGGCTGCAGTCTGAGGTGGAGCCTGACGGCTGGTTTTCTAAAGGATCCAATTTCTCAGATGTCCTACTCAAATActtccag AACTATGATAATGGAGACGCTCAGCTGGATTCAACAGAATTCCTGAAGTTCATTCAGAATAATGAGACTGCAATAAATGTCACATCTCCTTATGCTGAGGAAGAGAACAACCGCCTACTCAG GAGTCTGTGTGTAGATGCCCTCATTGAGCTGACTGATGAGAATGCTGACTGGAAACTGAGCTTTGATGAGTTCCTCAACTGCCTCAGGCCTGGATTCAACCCTCCAGAGAGGA AGTGTGCATTAGAGGACGAGACGTACGAGGATGGTGCTGAGACTCAGATGGAATGTAACCGCTGTGTTTGTGCCTGCGGGAACTGGGTCTGCACTGCTCTTATATGTGATG GTTTAAATCAGTTACATGAGCTTGAGAAAATGGAGGGAAATGATCAGGAGATGACAGAGGAGGAGTGGACTCGGCGAGTGGCCGAACTCAATAAACATCAG GAAACTATGGAGAAGATGAAAGTGGCCACTAAAGAGATCAAGAGAAAGGAGGGATGA